The following DNA comes from Miscanthus floridulus cultivar M001 chromosome 5, ASM1932011v1, whole genome shotgun sequence.
TTTATTACAGCAGCAAAATGATTAAAAGAAAGCTCTGCAGTGGTGTCGTCTACGATTTGAACTTTTTCtcaaattaaataaaagacagcATGATGTGTGGGACCAATGTAACACGTGGACCAAGACAATAAAATTAAATAGTATTAAATTGTGGCAAAAATaataaaggaaaaagaaaaaccatactccctccgtcccagaataaTTGCATTTCTGGGACTGGGCACGGAAACCAACACTACATGCCAAATTACGAAAATGCCCTTGCAGGGAGGCGTCGGGTGCGTCGCCACACGAGTACGACCGAAGGATCTCGTGAACGAGTGAACAGGACCTTCTGGAGCCTCCCACGCTTTCTTCCTTTGTTTCATATTTTATTGGGCCCACACGCTGGGCAAACGTTGCAGCGCTGCAACGTGTATGCAGGTGCAGATGCAGTAACCTGTGGCTGCTCAGTCTGTCACGCCGATGAGATAGCTGGCCTGTTGCCGTATGTGAAGGTGTTCGATTATTTCGGGAAAAAATTTGAATGCTAGACGCGTGATTATTTCGGGACGAGTACCTCTGGATGGATTCCAGAAGCCTCTCAGCCACTCACGCGAACACTCTTTGCCGCAGCTGCACCTGTGCCAGACTGCCAGTGACGTCAGCTGCACCTTTTCAGGGCAGAATGGTAATTTCCCAGCCACAGTAATTTCTTAGATGCACGTTCAAGATTTAAGTGGGCAAAAATACTGTAGCCGACAAAAATACTAGCACGAGTTTTTGAGTGGAAACCAAGCTAAAAAGTGCCCCTAAAATGTGGTCGAGAAGTGTTTCTAAGCCCAGTAACCATATATGCTAAAATATGGCTCAACTACGTGTTAATGTGTCATATTTTTCACATtttaactactccctccattctcttTTATAAGACACAGGTTAACATGGCACGGTCTTCCAAATTACGCTTTgatcatttatttatttttattttatattatttatactTATAAATTTATGATAATTAGATAGTAGAATatttaattacaaatctaacTATATCAAGTTTGTGTTATAATAATTTAAAATTATTAGTTAAATTATTGGTCAAACATTTTAAAGTTTGGATCTCGATAtgtgtgtgcccttataaaaaaTAATGGAGGTAGTAAAACATATTTGCTCTATGTGTCCATTTTAGCTagctaaaacaaaaaaaaagtgctCCTGTACCTTGTCTGTAAGACTGTAATTAAGCATGTATTAACGTGTATGCTTGGATTCGCTCAACCATGCAATTACTGGAAGTCTGGAACACACGTAGACCCACACGAAATTTTGCAGTTTCATGAGAAGAAGAAGCCTTCTCAAAGCTCAAACAAAAGAAAAGATGAAGAAAATCAAAGAAGAAACCCAAGCTCGCGTAAGTACACACACAAAAGACTGGACCGGCCGagacagcatgcatgcatgcatgcatgtaatagGTTGGTCTCAATCACAATCAGTCGCCAGCTCAAATCAAATCACCCTCCAATGCATGATGCATGCTGATCATGGGTCGTCCTGGGGCAGCAGCTCGTGCGTGCGAGCGGCCGCCATGAAGCAGCACTCGTACACGAGCACGGCGAGCGGGCCGACCCAGTACACCCAGTGATGCGTCCAGACGCCCGTGGCGACGGCGGGCCCGAAGAACGACCTCGCCGGGTTCATGGACGCGCCGGACAGGACGGCACCGGCGACGGAGTTGGCCCCAGGCCGGTGAGCAGCGGACCGGCGACCGGGGCTTCCGCGGGTCAAGGATGGTGGCGTAGATGACGAGGAGGAGGCTGAAGGTGAAGACGGTCTCCGCCACCACGCCCTGCACGGGGCCCACGCCCTCCGCCAGCGCGTGCACCAGGGTGGCCAGCCCGCCGGTGAGCCACCTGAGCAGGAAGCACGCCGCGGAGGAGCCCAGCATCTGGGCGGCGATGTACAGGGAGGAACAGGAACGGAACAGCTTGATGTGGCCGCCGACGGCCAGCGACAGCGTCACGGCCGGGTTGACGTGGCCGCTGGAGATGTGGAACCCCGCCGTCGCGATCACTGACACCACCAGCGCCACCGCCGTCAGGTCGCCTCCGGCGTTGCCACCCTTCGTCGTCCCTCCTGTATCACACGCATGATGCACGTACGTATGGATTGGACCATCCAGCAACTAATGCACGGCGGTAAACAGGTAATTAAAGCACATGCATGCAGCGGATCCATGAGTTTGCTCTGCACGTGTACAGTTCTTCCGATCGGCGATTGATTTGGTCGAAGTCCGGAGTTTTGCATGTGCATCGTGCGTGCAATTAAGACCCGCTATCTATATTGTGAGGCAAAACACACTTACACCTGGGGTAGTACGTACGATGGCAGTGTGGCACTAGTACATATGGGGGCCAACCGGCCAAGTTCGGGTGTTATCACACCATGTATTTCATTTTCATCTAAAATATGTTTTAGAGCTTGTTAGGATGCACTTGCGCCACATCAATCCACTTCAAATTGAGGCAGATACAAGTGCATCCAAACAAGCTCTTTTGTGGTGAATGTAACCGATCATGTTTGATCCAAGTGCATCCAAACAAGCTCTTTGTGGTGAACGTAACTGTTTATGTTTGATCTAGAATGCAGAGCTATTGGGTATGGTTTTTATGGACTAATATGTCCACAATACGTATGGATAGACCGGATCAAACGTTAGGTCTGGTCAGGTTCAGGTTGAGGCACGGAAAATGGTTGAGGTCGAGTATGACTATTCCTCGGattcccgcccccccccccccccctttgggTCAGGTTTTTTGGGTTGGGCCACGATCCAAAATCATGGCCTAAACTGACATGATGCGCTAGTGGATCGGGCCAGATATTGGATTTTTTTAGTCAGGTCGGGTTGGGTTGGTTGGTTGGGGTGGCCCATGAATATGTCTACTTAGGTAGTTGCTATATTTCACATGAATAAATTTTTTGGCAACAATCTTAATTATATTACACAGTCATTTAGTATATAACTATAATTAAAATGACATCTCACAAGCGACAAttcatagtttttttttctatagcCAAACAATAACAAAATTGCATATTGCctaaaaaacaacaaaaatcaagaacCTATGATATAGGAGAAGTGTGGTTTATAGATTGCCTTTTCACTCAGTTCTGGACGTTCttaggagagaaagagagagcacCTCCCGCGAGCTTTGGGGCCTGCAATGATTGGCCCAAAACTTTTGGAACCCACGACACTTTGACTTAGTTAGTACTATAATTGAGATAGGCAAAAAAGAACATGTACATCAAAATTACTGGGGCGTTTTCTTTCATTTACGTTGTGAACTGAAAATTGGACGATTTCAGGGTAGAACTAAGGCTCTATTTAGTAGGGCTCTTTTctggctccagctccagctcaATCCTGCGTAGGAGCCCTGTCAAACGATTTAGTCCGAAGAGTCATTTGGAGCCGGTTTTCAGTAAAAAAAGAGTAGCCGAGGCCGTTTTAGAGGAAGGCTCCTCCAGAACAGCTCCCACTCCTCCGAACGAGCCCTACTAAACAAGGTCTAAACATACCCCGTGCAAATAGTGAATATAAACATATAGGAAAAGTTATAGCTAGTAAGTACAAGAATATATAATGATTTCTTGGAATACGTATAGGTGTATAGCTATCAACAATTTGGAACAAAGTTTTATGCCGCACAAACATATTTATGTACACAGTACTGATGGAAATGGTATTATTAATATTCATAGAAATCCAGACCGGGTCAGAAATGTCATACCATACCTTTCTAAACAGTAGGTTTTGCTTGTTGCTGCTGCAAATATCCCAGTCGGGAAAGCCGTGTACATTCCCGAGCGAAGGTGTGTATTTTTTACATGTATCCTCTCAGTTCTTTTTTACATTTCGTAGTAGATTTGTCATAAATCAAATACTCGTATCTTTAACTATCAACCTTTAAAAAATGATGTCATTTCACGACAAATAAATTATATATATTACGAAAGTATTTGTCATAATTAGTAtgcatattttttttttgaaattgatGATCAAAATTAGAAATGTTTGAGTTACTATAAAACTAATAACATGTAAACAGAGGGAGTACGTACTTGTACATTGTAGTACGTGATAGAGACGTGTTTAATTAGATTCTTTGCGTGTAGGCCTGGCAGATAACGCGGAGGTGTACCTAGATAGCCCACTGTACAAATCCTAGTACGCAggaagtaaataaataaatggaATTAAAGGGCGAGACGGATGAAGCTAAACGACAGTCAACGGCTAGTGGTTTGAGCTTCAGTGCTTCACTGTGCCGCTGTTAAAACCTCTGCACTGCTCTTCTTCGCTGAAGAAATAAAGGCCATGGTAATCGCCTATCGGTCATTGGATAGCCGACATCCCCGCCGTACGTACGAGGCAGCGCACTCTGGGTACTTGTCGGCTTCTGGATGGCCGATATGTGCCCTATCGGTCAGCGGATGGCCGAGAGCCTGCGCCGGCAGGAACGAGCCAGCCCACTCCGGGTGCTTGTCGGCGCCTGGAAGTCCGATAGCTGCCCCTACTAGGTTTTCTGTTCTTTTTAATCAAATACTACATTTACAACTaatcattaaaaaatattatttaaaaaaaatccacAATAAGCTAGCTACTGTAGCTTGTACTAGGTGACTGCACTGAATCCCTCCGCGTGGCTGCGAAACTTGAATGCCTTGCGCAGGATGCAGGTCGATCGCCGGCGCCATCGCCGCCGGCCGGCTGGTCATCGCTACCTCGGGCACTAGCACCTACTGCAGGTTAATTTCATCGCCGTGCATTGTGTGGTGTGATGCTGGCCACGGCAGCAGAAACGACAGTGTCGTCGACACGGGCAGGCAGCAAGAGGCGGCGGCGATACGGCCGGCGGGCGATCGACTTGTGATTGGAGAACACCGTGCATGATCCATCTCGTTGTCGCGAATTAATTAATCAGCAGGTGCAGGCCTTGTACCAATGCAACAAACATTGCCGTATGCCTCTGCAATCTGCAGGCACTACGATCCACGAGGAATTCAGGCCGGATGCACGTAGCCGTACAACGTGCTCTCTGTGTTACTGTTTATGCATGCATCGACGATGTGCGCGTGGCAAATAGCAATGATCAGTCAGGTTTACTTCTGTGTACTAGCAAGCTAttagttggtgttccctccttccttctttaatatcatgacacacctcttagttcacctggtcaaggagattagcattctcggtcctatgttcctgcacaacatgttccccttcgagaggttcatgggagtcctaaagaaatatgttcacaaccgtgctcgatcagaaggaagcatcgccaagggctatggaacagaggaggtcattgagttttgtgttgactttattcccgaccttgacccgattggtgttcctgaatcgcgacacgaggagagactaagtggaaaggggacactagggaagaaaccatatattggtatgcaggacaattattttaggCAGCTTTATatactggttgcgaaaagaatgtcagggtgataagagtattgatgagcaactttatttgttggttaggcagccatcgtggcatatcctcacatacaaagggtacgagataaatgagaatacattttacacactagcctaagataaaaggagcaccaaccaaaacagtggtctccgcatagatgccaccgaccctaatggaaataagcaaacatattatgaccgcatagaggagatatgggaataAAACTatacacctacttttaaggtacctttgttcaagtgccaatggataaagacgactggaggcggggtagcagtcgacaaccagtatggaatgacaaccgtggacctcaacaatattaggtacaaagacgaaccgttcgtccttgtcaaggatgtgaatcaggtgttctatgtcaaggatatgtctacaaaaccaaagagagggaaaaacaacaataacccaatcaatgagccaaagcgccacatagttctttcagggagaagaaacatcgtcagaattgaagacaagttagacatatcagaagattatgaaaagaatgaccgaattccacccttcacagtgaacaaagacccaagtatccagctaaatgataaggacactccatggttacgacgcgatcataaccaaaagatatatgttaagaagaagttcactactgtgcccgcttgatatatatagtgatgtattagacctattatgtaataattgtgacttcagatttttttgtcgtgttttcatattttctatggtttaaatgaattttctgctagacggtggatttcccgtggagaatgtgtgatgaaaaaccaattgatgaacgttaataagatgtgaaaactaatttcctgtcgaaaagcaatagttttaatgattttaattaagtagtatatttttgcatggggCAAATTGTACATATTATTTACACTAtatcaaatatttatacagtaaaacaaaagagtttagtttataattttttgttgtgtataataatgcaaaatcaagtccaagaattttttttataatttttttggataatattttatttattaggcaattaataactctctgcatatttatataaaagaaatatataaaaaaaggaaaaaacttatggaaattggtgaaagccaactgcagcccccctttactcccgggtggatcaaccacccgggactaaaggtggagctgCAGTTTTCACGGACCGCCAAAATGCCAtttactcccgggtcgtggctaCACCCAGGACTAAAGCTCAGACCATTAGTTCTGGTTCTAACTATCGCCCGAGACTAAAaaatctttagtcccagttggtagctccaaccgggactaaaggtccccctttataaaccacgccctagttctcttcctctctatcTCCGTCATGCCGTCGCCTCTCTTCTCCACCAGATtgatccagcagcgccgccgcccccaggcgaccaccctagcctcgcctcgtcacgcgcgcacgctgtcaccggccccacgcgcacgcgcgcttcttctccggccggccagcgcgccttgctcgtcctcgctggagcgcgcGCCGTCCTCGTCTTCGGCCcccacctcgctcgtgctcaGCGGAGCACGCCGAGCCTTCCCCGGGCTGCCTCACCGAAGCTCatccgagccttccccgcgcgcgctgcctcaccggagcgtggccgagccttccccgcgcgcgctgcctcaccgaTGAGATGAATTCTGGTTGTTAAAAAGATGACATGAGAAGCTATAGTTATTATTTTCATGTTGTCCCAGATATGGAGAAAATATCAAAGTCAAGATTTGGATGGTACATCCAGGCTTTTCTCGACGTGCTGCATACCGAACTCATTTGGACCGCTTCCTTCAGTGTTATGCCTGCTATAATCCGTGATACAATGTCCTGACAGTAaggttttgaaaaaaaatcagcATACATCCCCTCAAAACATAAAGGATATAGAGTTCATGTTGAGATTTTACATACCTTAGGAAGTGACAAGAAATTAAGCCCATGTAATTTTGTCTATTTACTAAGTGTCAATCTTTTTTTCTTCGCTGGACAACCGGAGCACGCCCAAGCCTTCCCCACGCTGCCTCACTGCAGCTAGGTACAAATGGAAACCAAGGAAAGATGTTGTCTGTTCACAAGTTTTGGCTGCTGACATGTTTTGGAAACCAAGAAAAGATTATGCTATTTTCTCTTATATGTGCCTGTCAGTAGCATTTGTGTCATGTTACATTTGTGTCATGTTACGTCAACCAAAATAATGGACATGATTATGCTATTTTTTATCTCTTGTATATGTGCCTGTCAGTAGCATGAATCAATCATGAATGAACCGTCAAACAAGGCAACCCAAACGACGCTCAGCGCTGGTGAAACCCCgtcggatcggatcgacaaagcgGTGACTTACGTGATCTtataattaatttttccatgaaatgaaaaacttagaaaatagttagaaaattatagaaaatccgtactagttgaacttgcggaccgtgttcatctcgactagcatgttctctgtcgagcggtaacggacgtcaaggaggagctttgattctacgagggagagcgacaacggtcgtagaagaccgtgttcccttcctcgtagaatcggagctcttccttggccaagtacggtgccgtccggtggagaaatactcgccgagataatcacataagcaaggtcaactagtacggatggttatttattgaaacatgtttttgagctataatttgatggatatttgataacttcagacctacaaatatcatctacaaatgttactatcctcggcaatctaaacacccgcgagctcgccgatatcgagcaggtcacttagaattaattttttccatgaaatgaaatacttagaaatcatgccttttattttttagaattaatttttccatgaaatgaaaaacttagaaaatagttagaaaattgtagaaaatccgtactagttgaacttgcggaccgagttcatctcggctagcatgttctctgccgagcggtaacggacgtcaaggaggagctttgattctacgagggagagcagcaacggtcatggaagaccgtgttcccttcctcgtagaatcagagctcttccttggccaagtacggtgccgtccggtggagaaatgctcaccgagatgatcacgtaagcaaggtcgactagtacggatggttatttattgaaacgtGCTTTATTTTTTATGGATATATCTAGttgagtaaaagctagatggctgccccgagagacaacatagatgaagaaatgatgaatattatcaatatCGGCACTCAATTTGTAAATGGTGACCAGTAGGATGTaaatgacgggagtcaatacctggctcttgaagataaccaaaaaaatattgtgcaagaaaatactggcgaggtatatatatttatatatatatttgaatatctatcatctattatgtgtacacatgatatttatttattctttttttatacgtagccctgtggatcgacgaccacaacggcgaaaagcaaaaatattcaaggcccaaaaaagccattgaaggggcgctacataatattgaaattcaatatcgagacaggcgaaccacttggtccacatgtaaggaaattcgtgcaacactgtgggtatcttgtaagggacagacttccgattagtgcccatgaatggaagcaaaagatcaatgagcctcatgttaattttgtctctgatcttgataagaatttaatttgggatgatatccttcaacatttcacgttgcaagtggatgattatgatgatattaACGATGATAAATTGAAGAAGCTAgtttgaaagtgggctatgaagaagatggccacacaattccagacttggaagaaatccctatacatgaaatacgtcaagaagaacctaacgcccaatttcagtACTtggggcccgctcgcgaagttgaggccctactggaatgattttgtatagtacaagacatcgaaagagggtgaggaacaggtgagaaggaaccaagagaatgcccgacagaaggtataccaccatggcatgggatctagTGGCTACGCGACTGTCATTCCCAAgtgaaaaaatggaagcggatattcttgccaagggtatcacaccagaatcactcaattggcccaaacgtgcGAAAAATTAGTTTTTCACTCataggggaagactggacctagagaccaagAAGCTGATTCATGGCcaaaaactcaaaagagcaacacaaagattttcttatgctctacaagctaaagctattggtgcgttcaagcccaatagagagaaggatgaactgacgtataccatcgggactgctgaacacagtggccgaacgagaagtttaggatggaacatttcttgggagcatggtttccctaacgacagagatacctacagaagccggtagagaaggaaggatgaggaagcagcgcggatcagcaggttggaggaatatgttcgtgagtcacggaaggcgttgcttcaagcacaggagcgcgaaaaaaacatgcaagctagaatgcaagacgaaatcataaagcaagtgcaaatagcaatgagtgcccaaaggcaggcatcagatccaggaatcaacattaatattagcccccctgatcagttgaaaagcagctgcgcttccacggagttgtcaaatcaagatgacgtagtgctacgtttccctatggatgacatcactgcaccatttacatcatgtgagctacatattccaaaagagaatgccacaatcatggtggctcttggtgttttttctcctctagatcctaccaagacaccaaaaatccatggggcaataataccatatggatatgttagcgtctcagtggatagagttaacaacgGTTTTAGtaatctggctcttgacattccaggaggtgatggggagaagactctaggagaagcagagaagacattcatactatggcgcaagcgctacgtcattattcccggggtctctagtccaccgccgcttcctcaattgccagacaataggtgcgaacaaaagtgaacgaaatttttttcactaattttctattgacatgcatgattaaaaataataattttttatacctaattattcttttttgtactcacacagcagggtcttcgccaacctaagtccaattattcaatatctagatcatcatagtgctccgggcaatcaggtggcaacgccgccaccgccgccacctccaaggaggtctccaacgcctcaaggaggtctccaatggctcCAAGAAGGCCTCCAACGGCTTTCCCGCCttccttgatgactaagaagaagccagctcctaagaggtccgctccgcaaatgaagccgttggcccaccagccggtaaagaagaaagcctcatctaatctagttattccccaaaaactttcttacgagaaaagtgaaaaggaattaaatgctgcagtacaaaaagatgtggatagttttttttcgaaaaagtgaaaaagcaacgagaagcgagggagaaccctgagaaaccgtacttctacctacctctagatcttctaagaaagaaggtggaccagaaaaagcgggaatcttaaaagaccctgccaaaattggactacgaccactctctcaccaagtcatttgaggcggcacagaaaaagactagaccagggaaaggtgttgcacaactcggacaacaatcgcaacaattagtcccccctcttgtcattcgtaatgaatatggttcgaacttagacttagtcgtcgattttgaggagctggctcggttttacgagaaaactggtttggaccttgcccaagtgctcactgaaggaccatctgctccgaaagtggatcttTGCAAGAAATTCGAACATGGAAAGAATCCATACAACTCTGAGAccttaggtgaactaggtacgtaaatgtacctactaaacaagtggtacatggtggcGTGTGAACGAGAAGATGCAtttgttcctgtcagagttagaaaccaacattacttccgtggcgatgatgttgtatatgttgagtttatagaattacaccaactatgccacctggactctctcaacaaaagtctcattagctgctattgtctataagtgtgatgattttctactattaaagtatatatatataaagctacatgtatatatataaattatatatcctcacactatatttttatatatgcagatatgagatggcagaacttagaaagagaaaggctaatgatgttggtttcgttgatccaaatgtcgtattcaaacaccctaaccccccgcctcaatgaaaagctaaactcgagaaaaatctcatgaggttcttagtgaaccaacaaaacaaggacatattcttcccctacaacttcaagtgagtgttaaataattaatttcgatcatatggacatttgttcaattatttgcttactagctaagctatctcccatatatatatatgttgactctagctaatgtcgatcatatttgtgtataaaaacatgtgtttttttgtgcgtttatttcttttttctgtgtggattaacacacagaaaaattcgttttaatctgggcgaacacaATTTTTTTTATGCGTGTGAGACCcatagaaaaattgtttctgacggtgaacccacagaaaaatttgatttttctgtcattatatttctgtgggtacttttctgacggtattcgtatttttctgtgtgttttcgcacacacagaaaaaagcgagattccagtagtgtttagtcccggttggtcttatcaaccgggactaaaggtaaccgggactaaatgagaggctctttagtcccggattcgtgctcccggttaggAAACCGGAACTGAAGGAGTTTACCAACCAGGTGTAAAGCCTG
Coding sequences within:
- the LOC136451253 gene encoding LOW QUALITY PROTEIN: aquaporin TIP4-3-like (The sequence of the model RefSeq protein was modified relative to this genomic sequence to represent the inferred CDS: inserted 2 bases in 2 codons) gives rise to the protein MQQLPAKPTVQKGGTTKGGNAGGDLTAVALVVSVIATAEFHISGGHVNPAVTLSLAVGGHITLFRSSLYIAAQMLGSSAACFLLRWLTGGLATLVHALAEGVGPVQGVVAETVFTFSLLLVIYATILDPRKXPVAGPLLTGXGANSVAGAVLSGASMNPARSFFGPAVATGVWTHHWVYWVGPLAVLVYECCFMAAARTHELLPQDDP